One window of Halopelagius longus genomic DNA carries:
- a CDS encoding SDR family NAD(P)-dependent oxidoreductase, which yields MTDSVAVVAGVGPGLGASVARRFAEEGCSVALFARSESFVESLAAELDGGPGEGLAVPTDLTDPEAVTDAFERVRSELGPVDILVNNASSSAWKGVRELSAAELDDALATGVRGAFVCTQEAVDDMLEGEGGTVIFTGATSAVRGREGAVGFSAAKFAARGMAESMARELGPEGVHVAHVVVDGGIRPPDAEGDGDGTGEVESLDPDAIADAYWYLVEQDRSAWTLELDLRPNAEEF from the coding sequence ATGACAGATTCTGTCGCGGTCGTCGCGGGGGTCGGCCCCGGACTCGGAGCGTCGGTCGCCCGCCGGTTCGCCGAGGAGGGGTGTTCGGTCGCCCTGTTCGCCCGGTCGGAGTCGTTCGTCGAATCGCTCGCCGCGGAACTCGACGGCGGGCCGGGCGAGGGACTCGCGGTACCGACGGACCTCACGGACCCCGAGGCGGTGACGGACGCCTTCGAACGCGTGCGGTCGGAGTTGGGGCCGGTCGATATCCTCGTCAACAACGCCAGTTCGTCCGCGTGGAAAGGAGTCCGCGAGCTCTCGGCGGCGGAGTTGGACGACGCGTTGGCCACCGGCGTCCGCGGTGCGTTCGTCTGCACGCAGGAGGCCGTAGACGACATGCTCGAAGGGGAGGGAGGCACCGTCATCTTCACCGGGGCAACCTCCGCCGTTCGCGGGCGGGAGGGGGCGGTCGGGTTCTCGGCGGCGAAGTTCGCCGCGCGCGGGATGGCCGAGTCGATGGCGCGGGAGCTCGGACCGGAGGGCGTCCACGTCGCCCACGTCGTCGTGGACGGCGGTATCCGCCCGCCGGACGCCGAGGGAGACGGGGACGGCACCGGCGAGGTGGAGTCGCTGGACCCCGACGCCATCGCCGACGCGTACTGGTACCTCGTCGAACAGGACAGAAGCGCGTGGACGCTGGAGTTGGACCTCCGCCCGAACGCCGAGGAGTTCTGA
- the larE gene encoding ATP-dependent sacrificial sulfur transferase LarE — protein MQPDADSTGAADASVEKKAEAVRTALGERDGVVVAFSGGVDSSVVAALARDALGDRAVACTARSETLPSSELDEARRVADEIGIRHEVVEFSELDNPDFVANDGDRCYHCRTMRLGRMYETARELGIDTVCDGTNASDPGEGHRPGLRAVEELEVYSPLLAHGITKDEVRAIADEYGLSVADKPSMACLSSRIPTGLEVTEERLTRVEKAERVLRTWGFSQFRVRDHDGLARIEVAPEELEAALDIDFVEAAREHLTDIGFDHVTLDMHGYRTGSVSPEDDSEENADGSEPVVEDVFSTEYPTGE, from the coding sequence ATGCAACCCGACGCGGACTCGACGGGCGCGGCGGACGCTTCGGTCGAAAAGAAGGCCGAAGCGGTCCGGACGGCCCTCGGAGAACGGGACGGCGTCGTCGTCGCCTTCTCCGGCGGCGTAGACTCCTCCGTCGTCGCCGCCCTCGCGCGCGACGCCCTCGGCGACCGAGCGGTGGCCTGTACGGCGCGGTCCGAGACGCTGCCGTCCTCGGAACTCGACGAGGCGCGCCGCGTCGCCGACGAAATCGGAATCAGACACGAAGTCGTCGAGTTCTCCGAACTGGACAACCCCGACTTCGTGGCGAACGACGGCGACCGGTGTTACCACTGCCGGACGATGCGCCTCGGTCGGATGTACGAGACGGCGCGCGAACTCGGCATCGACACCGTCTGCGACGGCACGAACGCCTCCGACCCCGGCGAGGGGCACCGACCCGGCCTCCGCGCCGTCGAGGAGTTGGAAGTGTACTCCCCGCTTTTGGCCCACGGCATCACCAAAGACGAGGTGCGCGCGATAGCCGACGAGTACGGCCTCTCCGTCGCCGACAAGCCCTCGATGGCGTGTCTCTCCTCGCGCATTCCCACGGGACTGGAAGTGACCGAGGAGCGACTCACGCGCGTCGAGAAGGCCGAACGCGTCCTTCGGACGTGGGGGTTCTCGCAGTTCCGCGTCCGCGACCACGACGGCCTCGCCCGCATCGAAGTCGCCCCCGAGGAACTGGAGGCGGCGCTCGACATCGACTTCGTGGAGGCGGCCCGCGAACACCTGACGGACATCGGATTCGACCACGTGACCCTCGACATGCACGGCTACCGCACCGGGAGCGTCAGTCCCGAAGACGACAGCGAGGAGAACGCCGACGGCTCCGAACCGGTGGTGGAGGACGTGTTCTCGACGGAGTACCCGACCGGAGAGTAA
- the rpiA gene encoding ribose-5-phosphate isomerase RpiA — MKTTGGTDDQKRRAGERAAELVTDGATVGLGTGSTAAFAVRAVARAVEEDGLDVRGVPTSFATRELAREEGIPLVSLDEVETVDVAIDGADQVDDALNAIKGGGAAHAREKIVDAAAERFVVVADPSKTAATLDRAVPVEVLPDARTTVAARLRELGGDPTLRRAERKDGPVVTDNGNLVLDCEFGAIEDPASLATDLSSVPGCVEHGLFVGMADEVYVGTDDGVEVRTRG; from the coding sequence ATGAAGACGACGGGCGGTACGGACGACCAGAAGCGCCGCGCGGGCGAACGCGCGGCGGAGCTCGTGACGGACGGCGCGACGGTCGGACTCGGCACCGGTAGCACGGCGGCGTTCGCCGTGCGCGCCGTCGCCCGCGCCGTCGAGGAGGACGGCCTCGACGTCCGCGGCGTCCCCACCTCCTTCGCGACGCGCGAACTCGCCCGCGAGGAGGGCATCCCCCTCGTCTCCTTGGACGAGGTGGAGACCGTAGACGTCGCCATCGACGGCGCGGACCAGGTGGACGACGCGCTGAACGCCATCAAGGGCGGCGGGGCGGCGCACGCGCGGGAGAAAATCGTGGACGCCGCCGCGGAGCGATTCGTCGTCGTCGCCGACCCCTCGAAGACGGCGGCGACGCTGGACCGCGCGGTGCCGGTGGAGGTGTTGCCCGACGCGCGGACGACCGTCGCCGCGCGCCTGCGGGAACTCGGCGGCGACCCGACGCTCAGACGCGCCGAACGGAAGGACGGCCCCGTCGTCACCGACAACGGGAACCTCGTCCTCGACTGCGAGTTCGGCGCTATCGAGGACCCCGCGTCCCTCGCTACGGACCTCTCGTCGGTTCCGGGGTGCGTCGAACACGGCCTGTTCGTCGGGATGGCCGACGAGGTGTACGTCGGCACGGACGACGGCGTCGAGGTCAGGACGCGCGGCTGA
- a CDS encoding ORC1-type DNA replication protein, translating into MRDDPEEGMLSWDETVFRDEHVFEIDYVPETFDHRETQLQSLKYALRPAVRGSRPLNTTVRGPPGTGKTTAVQKLFGELGAQSGVRTVRVNCQVDSTRYAVFSRIFEHIFEYEPPSSGISFKKLFGQITDRLVEDEEVLAVALDDVNYLFYENEASDTLYSLLRAHETHTGARIGVIIVSSDLSLDVIDELDGRVQSVFRPEEVYFPVYDADEIVDILRERARRGFHENVIGDPELDRVAELTAENGDLRVGIDLLRRAGLHAEMRASRTVELEDIEAAYDKSKYVHLSRCLRGLSDTERDLVRVIAEYDGEQAGTVYDAFREETDLGYTRYSEITNKLDQLGIIEAEYADIEGRGRSRSLSLAYDPEAVLDRL; encoded by the coding sequence ATGAGGGACGACCCCGAGGAGGGGATGCTATCGTGGGACGAGACGGTGTTCCGCGACGAACACGTCTTCGAGATAGATTACGTCCCGGAGACGTTCGACCACCGCGAGACGCAACTACAGAGCCTGAAATACGCGCTCCGTCCCGCAGTTCGCGGTTCGCGTCCCCTCAACACCACGGTCCGGGGTCCCCCCGGAACCGGGAAGACCACCGCGGTGCAGAAACTGTTCGGCGAACTCGGCGCGCAGTCGGGCGTCCGGACCGTCCGGGTGAACTGCCAAGTCGATTCGACGCGCTACGCGGTGTTCTCCCGCATCTTCGAGCACATCTTCGAGTACGAACCGCCGTCGTCGGGTATCTCCTTCAAGAAGTTGTTCGGGCAGATAACCGACAGACTCGTCGAGGACGAGGAGGTGTTGGCCGTCGCCTTGGACGACGTGAACTACCTGTTCTACGAGAACGAGGCGTCCGACACGCTCTACTCTCTCCTGCGCGCCCACGAGACGCACACGGGCGCGCGAATCGGCGTCATCATCGTCTCCTCGGACCTCTCTCTGGACGTCATCGACGAACTCGACGGGCGCGTCCAGAGCGTCTTCCGCCCCGAGGAGGTGTACTTCCCCGTCTACGACGCCGACGAAATCGTGGACATCCTCCGCGAACGCGCCCGTCGCGGCTTCCACGAGAACGTCATCGGCGACCCGGAACTCGACCGAGTGGCGGAACTCACCGCCGAGAACGGCGACCTGCGCGTCGGCATCGACTTGCTCCGCCGCGCGGGACTCCACGCGGAGATGCGCGCGAGTCGGACGGTCGAACTCGAAGATATCGAGGCGGCCTACGACAAATCGAAGTACGTCCACCTCTCGCGGTGTCTCCGCGGCCTCTCCGATACCGAACGCGACCTCGTGCGGGTCATCGCCGAGTACGACGGCGAACAGGCCGGCACCGTCTACGACGCCTTCCGTGAGGAGACGGATCTCGGCTACACGCGGTACTCCGAGATAACGAACAAACTCGACCAACTCGGCATCATCGAGGCCGAGTACGCGGACATCGAGGGCCGGGGACGCTCCCGGTCGCTCTCGTTGGCGTACGACCCCGAGGCCGTGTTAGACCGCCTCTGA
- a CDS encoding twin-arginine translocase subunit TatC translates to MADESETDEGSPPDELASESGGDPAKSDEAVPETDTESDGDADVGSDAPADADSDSDAPADTHSDSDAPADADGDRSPEVAYTPDDADDPAPDAEDPAPNADDTTDADTDLWPEAEYTPDDADDPAPDAEEAEYTPDDADDPAPDVGETDADAGAVETGTDGGEVPSSNAPTRQQRSETEYVDDGIVGEGPESDEEMPLADHIEEMVRRLAVVFAVGGIVTLILFPGGELVNSAFGFNLTSATEVINYLWNRHIPGAPEIAKRRPRVYGPLELVLTELKVAGLAGLLVGLPVFVYETYLFMRPGLYKRERRYYLAAVPTSLVLALVGMAFAHFVVLPAIFAYFTSYTTGTATVAFGLKETFNLILLLMGYMAIVFQIPLFVMLAIMMNLVTRDWLIQRRLLFWGAFLGLSFLVSPDPTGMAPIIIAATMITLFEGTLFLLRWTRME, encoded by the coding sequence ATGGCCGACGAGTCGGAGACGGACGAGGGAAGCCCCCCCGACGAACTCGCGTCCGAGTCGGGGGGCGACCCCGCGAAGAGCGACGAGGCGGTTCCCGAGACGGACACCGAGAGCGACGGCGACGCGGACGTCGGTTCCGACGCTCCCGCGGACGCCGATTCCGATTCTGACGCTCCTGCGGACACCCATTCCGACTCCGACGCACCTGCGGACGCCGACGGCGACCGATCGCCCGAGGTGGCGTACACGCCCGACGACGCCGACGACCCCGCGCCGGACGCGGAGGACCCCGCTCCGAACGCGGACGACACGACGGACGCGGACACCGACCTGTGGCCCGAGGCGGAGTACACGCCCGACGACGCAGACGACCCAGCGCCGGACGCCGAGGAAGCGGAGTACACGCCAGACGACGCAGACGACCCAGCGCCGGACGTTGGGGAAACGGACGCGGACGCCGGGGCCGTCGAGACGGGGACGGACGGCGGCGAAGTCCCGTCGTCGAACGCCCCGACACGCCAGCAGCGTTCGGAGACCGAGTACGTCGACGACGGCATCGTCGGCGAGGGCCCCGAGAGCGACGAGGAGATGCCGCTCGCGGACCACATCGAAGAGATGGTCCGCCGCCTCGCGGTGGTGTTCGCCGTCGGCGGCATCGTCACGCTGATTCTGTTCCCCGGCGGCGAACTCGTCAACTCCGCCTTCGGCTTCAACCTCACAAGCGCGACGGAGGTAATCAACTACCTGTGGAACCGCCACATCCCCGGCGCGCCGGAGATTGCGAAGCGCCGCCCCCGCGTGTACGGACCGCTCGAACTCGTGTTGACCGAACTGAAGGTCGCGGGCCTCGCGGGCCTCCTCGTCGGACTTCCGGTCTTCGTCTACGAGACGTACCTGTTCATGCGCCCCGGCCTCTACAAGCGGGAGCGGCGCTACTACCTCGCGGCCGTCCCGACGAGTCTCGTCCTCGCACTCGTCGGCATGGCGTTCGCGCACTTCGTCGTCCTCCCCGCCATCTTCGCGTACTTCACCTCCTACACCACCGGGACGGCCACCGTCGCGTTCGGCCTCAAGGAGACGTTCAACCTCATCCTGCTTCTGATGGGCTACATGGCCATCGTGTTCCAGATTCCGCTGTTCGTCATGCTCGCCATCATGATGAACCTCGTCACGCGCGACTGGCTGATTCAGCGCCGCCTGCTCTTCTGGGGCGCGTTCCTCGGCCTCTCGTTCCTCGTCAGTCCGGACCCGACGGGGATGGCCCCCATCATCATCGCCGCGACGATGATTACGCTGTTCGAGGGGACGCTGTTCCTCCTGCGGTGGACGAGGATGGAGTAA
- a CDS encoding DUF7563 family protein, with protein MSTCDHCGSHVSEHFVRVFADERGRVLACPNCSANAGIAEVARRRTRTA; from the coding sequence ATGTCAACCTGTGACCATTGCGGGTCGCACGTCTCCGAGCACTTCGTGCGCGTGTTTGCCGACGAACGTGGGCGAGTCCTCGCCTGTCCAAACTGTTCGGCGAACGCGGGCATCGCTGAAGTCGCGAGGCGACGCACCCGCACCGCATAA
- the larB gene encoding nickel pincer cofactor biosynthesis protein LarB — protein sequence MRDILEAVAAGDLSPAAAEARLAGYATTDAGRFDAARETRRGVPEAILADVKTPAETATLAAAAVESTGRAILTRASQAHVDAVAEELDDAVELDRDERARTLVAHAPDFEPPSLDAAVGIVTGGTSDAEAAGEAAVIAREMGASVARVEDVGVAHLGRVLDHLDELRAADVLVVAAGREGALPTVVAGLVDTPVIGLPVSTGYGHGGDGEAALSGMLQSCTVLSVVNVDAGFVAGAQAGLVARAVSQARGDADTDENADTDEGAVSGSDSD from the coding sequence ATGCGAGATATTCTGGAGGCGGTAGCCGCGGGCGATCTCTCCCCGGCGGCCGCCGAGGCCCGACTGGCGGGGTACGCGACGACGGACGCCGGGCGGTTCGACGCCGCCCGCGAGACGCGCCGAGGCGTCCCCGAGGCCATCCTCGCGGACGTGAAGACGCCCGCGGAGACGGCGACGTTAGCCGCCGCAGCCGTCGAATCCACCGGTCGCGCGATACTCACCCGCGCGTCGCAGGCCCACGTGGACGCCGTCGCAGAGGAGCTAGACGACGCGGTAGAACTCGACCGGGACGAACGGGCGCGGACGCTCGTCGCGCACGCGCCGGACTTCGAACCGCCGAGTCTCGACGCCGCGGTCGGTATCGTCACCGGCGGCACCTCCGACGCCGAGGCCGCGGGCGAGGCGGCCGTCATCGCGCGCGAGATGGGCGCGTCCGTCGCGCGCGTCGAGGACGTGGGCGTCGCCCACCTCGGGCGCGTCCTCGACCACCTCGACGAACTGCGGGCCGCGGACGTCCTCGTCGTCGCCGCCGGGCGCGAGGGTGCGCTTCCGACCGTCGTCGCCGGACTGGTCGATACGCCGGTCATCGGCCTGCCCGTATCGACGGGGTACGGCCACGGCGGCGACGGCGAGGCGGCCCTCTCGGGGATGCTTCAGTCCTGTACCGTCCTCTCCGTCGTCAACGTGGACGCCGGGTTCGTCGCCGGGGCGCAGGCCGGACTCGTCGCCCGCGCGGTGTCGCAGGCGAGGGGAGACGCCGATACCGACGAGAACGCTGATACGGACGAAGGCGCCGTCTCCGGGTCCGACTCGGACTGA
- a CDS encoding MutS-related protein has protein sequence MDLESVPGVGEKTAAALSELDDPARALEAGDVAELARAPGITEGRAAAIARAAIRRRHDDDGDFLATDRAREVYRDVLSLLRERTVTAYAGKRVETFFPTSSASRIEEVREFAAEAVERTPDPDVLAALDGVEPLEPATGIRVRERCLATLDAERYAAAKDAFPELSVEVVEDARDLAELARSYSTVVALDEKFAGVDVEGDVRVRPDAEENPDEIVPERVLAFFARNRERVQAAADVHEAAGLDAPCDIDRLRDALNRLDEDGTVVGDEELDRLAAAVDDLDTAVSAAESVANDRLRDAIRERDVTIEGTDFLSLVEQGARVDSLLSRELEDEYDAAIEAARDHLVETLRLEPEEADVAVRAFSDDASFPVERNEEMVSRLRTELKAGRDRRAARLKRELAEDLASLRDPAEEMVDAALELDVELAVSRFARDFDCVVPEFDGEGFEVAGGRSPLLDVAFEDVEPVDYGVSGVTLLSGVNSGGKTSTLDLVAVVVVLAHMGLPVPAERVELERFSELHYYAKTQGTLDAGAFESTLRDFRELADGDANRLVLVDELESITEPGASAKIIAGILEALDEQDATAVFVSHLAGEIREAASFGVAVDGIQAVGLKGGELQVNRSPVKDHLARSTPELIVEKLAGEDGSGFYDRLLEKF, from the coding sequence ATGGACCTCGAAAGCGTTCCGGGCGTCGGCGAGAAGACGGCGGCCGCGCTCTCGGAACTCGACGACCCCGCTCGGGCCCTCGAAGCGGGCGACGTCGCCGAACTCGCCCGCGCCCCGGGCATCACCGAGGGGCGCGCGGCGGCCATCGCGCGGGCCGCCATCCGCCGCCGTCACGACGACGACGGCGACTTTCTCGCCACCGACCGCGCCCGGGAGGTGTACCGCGACGTGCTCTCGCTACTCCGCGAGCGAACCGTCACCGCGTACGCCGGCAAGCGCGTCGAGACGTTCTTCCCCACGTCGTCCGCCTCGCGCATCGAGGAGGTCCGCGAGTTCGCCGCGGAGGCGGTCGAACGGACGCCCGACCCCGACGTTCTGGCCGCCTTAGACGGCGTCGAACCCCTCGAACCGGCCACCGGCATCCGCGTCAGAGAGCGCTGTCTCGCCACTCTCGACGCCGAACGCTACGCGGCGGCGAAGGACGCCTTCCCCGAGTTGTCGGTCGAAGTCGTCGAGGACGCCCGGGACTTGGCGGAACTCGCCCGGTCGTACTCCACCGTCGTCGCCTTAGACGAGAAGTTCGCGGGCGTGGACGTGGAGGGCGACGTTCGCGTGCGCCCCGATGCCGAGGAGAACCCCGACGAAATCGTCCCCGAACGGGTGCTCGCGTTCTTCGCGCGGAACCGCGAACGCGTGCAGGCGGCCGCGGACGTTCACGAGGCGGCGGGCCTCGACGCGCCCTGCGATATCGACCGACTGCGGGACGCCTTGAACCGGTTGGACGAGGACGGTACCGTCGTCGGCGACGAGGAACTCGACCGCCTCGCGGCGGCGGTGGACGACCTCGATACGGCCGTCTCGGCCGCCGAGTCGGTCGCCAACGACCGCCTCCGCGACGCCATTCGCGAACGCGACGTGACCATCGAGGGGACGGACTTCCTCTCCTTGGTCGAACAGGGCGCGCGCGTCGATTCGCTCCTCTCTCGGGAGTTAGAGGACGAGTACGACGCGGCCATCGAGGCGGCGAGGGACCACCTCGTCGAGACGTTGCGCCTCGAACCCGAAGAAGCGGACGTGGCCGTCCGCGCGTTCTCCGACGACGCCTCCTTCCCCGTCGAACGGAACGAGGAGATGGTTTCGCGCCTCCGGACGGAGTTGAAGGCGGGCCGCGACAGGCGCGCGGCGCGACTCAAGCGCGAACTCGCCGAGGACCTCGCCTCTCTCCGTGACCCCGCCGAGGAGATGGTCGACGCGGCCCTCGAACTCGACGTGGAACTGGCCGTCTCGCGGTTCGCCCGCGACTTCGACTGCGTCGTCCCCGAGTTCGACGGCGAGGGGTTCGAGGTGGCGGGCGGCCGGTCGCCCTTGCTGGACGTCGCGTTCGAGGACGTGGAACCCGTCGACTACGGCGTCTCCGGCGTCACCTTGCTCTCGGGCGTCAACTCCGGCGGGAAGACGTCCACGCTCGATCTGGTCGCCGTCGTCGTCGTCCTCGCGCACATGGGACTGCCCGTCCCCGCCGAACGCGTCGAACTCGAACGCTTCTCGGAACTGCACTACTACGCGAAGACGCAGGGGACCCTCGACGCGGGCGCGTTCGAGAGCACCCTCCGCGATTTCCGGGAACTCGCCGACGGCGACGCGAACCGTCTCGTCCTCGTGGACGAACTGGAGAGCATCACCGAACCCGGCGCGTCGGCGAAGATTATCGCGGGCATCCTCGAAGCGTTGGACGAACAGGACGCGACGGCGGTGTTCGTCTCGCACCTCGCCGGCGAGATACGCGAGGCGGCGTCGTTCGGAGTGGCCGTCGACGGCATCCAAGCCGTCGGCCTGAAGGGCGGCGAACTGCAGGTGAACCGCTCGCCGGTGAAGGACCACCTCGCGCGTTCGACGCCGGAACTCATCGTCGAGAAACTCGCCGGCGAGGACGGGTCCGGGTTCTACGACCGCCTCTTAGAGAAGTTCTGA
- a CDS encoding SRPBCC domain-containing protein, with protein sequence MRELVTTISIDAAPERVWEVLTDFERYPEWNPFMRIMGRANEGARIAVELRPPEGRTASFRATVTASEYGRRLEWVGHLGVRGLFDGRHRFVLEPDADGERTTLTHAETFRGVLSGLLFRVVGENTEAGFRQMNEALKARAESPAPDIARGWSEGNAA encoded by the coding sequence ATGCGAGAACTCGTTACGACGATATCCATCGACGCCGCGCCCGAGAGGGTGTGGGAGGTGCTGACCGACTTCGAACGCTACCCGGAGTGGAACCCGTTCATGCGGATTATGGGCCGGGCCAACGAGGGCGCGCGCATCGCGGTGGAACTCCGCCCGCCGGAGGGGCGAACGGCGTCGTTCCGAGCGACCGTGACCGCCTCGGAGTACGGCCGCAGACTGGAGTGGGTCGGCCACCTCGGCGTCCGCGGACTGTTCGACGGCCGACACCGTTTCGTCCTCGAACCCGACGCCGACGGCGAGCGAACGACGCTGACGCACGCGGAGACGTTCCGCGGCGTCCTCTCGGGACTCCTATTCAGGGTGGTCGGCGAGAACACGGAGGCGGGCTTCCGGCAGATGAACGAGGCGCTGAAGGCGCGCGCGGAGTCGCCCGCGCCGGACATCGCCCGCGGGTGGAGCGAGGGAAACGCGGCCTGA
- the surE gene encoding 5'/3'-nucleotidase SurE: MSDGLSILLTNDDGIDAPGIAALREELTALGEVTVVAPDGNRSGLGRTRNDTAVVRDHPWGYAFGGTPADCVAYGLRGLDDSFDVVVAGVNDGPNAGNYVVGRSATVGAGLEAAFLDTPALAVSAYHSTDFFLSPPEEYDFSRPARAARGLVERALEAGVYDEVDLLNVNAPVDAANPPVILTRPHHDYGQHVEPVTEPGEEYDLADDERLVRLHDRTWPGAVGWENPFPPTEEHRRLYPVGTDRRALVDAQVSVSPLSVNHGVPNSDALADVVESFEIE; the protein is encoded by the coding sequence ATGAGCGACGGTCTCTCCATCCTCCTAACCAACGACGACGGCATCGACGCGCCCGGTATCGCGGCCCTCCGCGAGGAACTCACCGCCCTCGGGGAGGTGACCGTCGTCGCGCCCGACGGCAACCGAAGCGGCCTCGGACGGACGCGGAACGACACCGCCGTCGTCCGCGACCACCCGTGGGGGTACGCTTTCGGCGGCACGCCCGCCGACTGCGTGGCGTACGGCCTCCGCGGACTCGACGACTCCTTCGACGTGGTCGTCGCGGGCGTCAACGACGGCCCGAACGCCGGCAACTACGTCGTGGGACGCTCCGCCACCGTCGGCGCGGGTTTGGAGGCGGCGTTCCTCGACACGCCCGCCCTCGCCGTCTCGGCGTACCACTCGACGGACTTCTTCCTCTCGCCGCCCGAGGAGTACGACTTCTCCCGGCCCGCCCGCGCCGCCCGCGGACTGGTCGAACGCGCACTGGAGGCGGGCGTCTACGACGAGGTGGACCTGCTGAACGTCAACGCGCCGGTGGACGCGGCGAACCCGCCCGTCATCCTCACGCGCCCGCACCACGACTACGGCCAACACGTCGAACCCGTGACCGAACCGGGCGAGGAGTACGACCTCGCGGACGACGAACGCCTCGTCCGCCTCCACGACCGGACGTGGCCCGGCGCGGTGGGGTGGGAGAACCCCTTCCCGCCGACGGAGGAACACCGCCGCCTGTACCCGGTCGGCACCGACCGCCGCGCCCTCGTGGACGCGCAAGTGAGCGTCTCTCCCCTCTCGGTGAACCACGGCGTACCGAACAGCGACGCCCTCGCGGACGTGGTAGAGAGCTTCGAAATCGAGTGA
- a CDS encoding heavy-metal-associated domain-containing protein, whose amino-acid sequence MAEENARFALRAVKSEDEVEDVEHELSNARGVVAVDIDPESGAADVRYDDDEIGEEQIRGAFQDMGYEVS is encoded by the coding sequence ATGGCCGAAGAGAACGCGCGGTTCGCCCTCAGAGCCGTCAAGTCCGAGGACGAAGTCGAGGACGTAGAGCACGAACTGTCGAACGCGCGCGGCGTCGTCGCGGTGGACATAGACCCCGAAAGCGGCGCGGCGGACGTGCGCTACGACGACGACGAGATAGGCGAAGAACAGATTCGCGGCGCGTTCCAAGACATGGGGTACGAAGTCTCCTGA
- a CDS encoding DUF1931 family protein has translation MADLIVKAAVKEALNDKNVASDFYDALDEEVNELLEDAARRAEENDRKTVQPRDL, from the coding sequence ATGGCAGACCTTATTGTCAAGGCAGCCGTCAAGGAAGCGCTCAACGACAAGAACGTTGCTTCGGACTTCTACGACGCGCTCGACGAGGAAGTCAACGAACTGCTCGAAGACGCCGCCCGCCGTGCGGAAGAGAACGACCGGAAGACGGTCCAGCCCCGCGACCTGTAA